Genomic DNA from Hordeum vulgare subsp. vulgare chromosome 2H, MorexV3_pseudomolecules_assembly, whole genome shotgun sequence:
aggtgattgccgataaaatcttggcctttacctttgccgacagcacactgacggcaaagcctttgccatcagttaaactgtcctttgccgtcagctctggctgtcggcaaaccagcagattccagtagtgactggctgacggcaaaccatcttgagcggtactaccacttatgCACGGGCTGAgtacataacggttggatttggagGAACATATTTAAGGGTGTCTTCTTCGCCAAAGGTTTCTAACCCTttgagcttgtgttcttcccccattgttgaccttctctgGTCTTGCTAACTCTTGGTCCATCCAataattcttgctagttcttaagggaaaagagagatgagatctagatccacatttccaccaatcactttctcctttatgtgaggagaaccccttggatctagatcttggagttatttgtgttcttcttcgttcttcctctcactatcttccatagcattagttgttgtggtggggtTTGGGAAAGAAGGACTTGGGCATCCCATgttcccttgccattgcatttggtgaataggtttgagttctccacggtgatacgtggaggtGAAGTTTGAGAATCTTATTAATCTTTGGTGTTTCtgcaccctagagcttgttcctcttgggtgccttggcatcctagacggttggtgatatcttggagctcaatcattatggtgtaaagtttGGGGCAAGAGTCGGGGTCTTTAATTAGCTAGGTTGTGGACATCGCACCGAGCAATTTGTACTGGTATCGATGAGTGCCCCCAAGGTTGTCAAAGTGTACGTGTTCGGTGActacccccaagggttgccatttctacgggttcggtgactgccctcaagggccccttagtggaatcacggcatcttgcattgtgcgagggtatGAGGAGATTAGGGTGGTCCTAGTGGCTTGTtgggagcattatgcctccacaccgctccaaacggagattagcatccgcaaaggtgtgaacttcgggatacattatcgtctccgcatgcctcgttatctcttacccgagccctttacttatgcactttactttgtgatagccatattgttccaTGTTATATTTCTTGCTGtcacttagttatttatcttgATTAGCATAAGTTGTCGGTGCACATaaatgagcctagttgttttaggttttgtgtttgacaaattaaacattagttttatttcgcatttgttcaaacctaaaccgtaattactttaaagcgcctattcacccccccccctctaggcgacatccatgtcttTTGAGTTGGCCTTCCTcctttagagcaactccaatagTCCCATTCAGCAGGCTATAAGGAAgtacacatcagcaaaaatctgaggtggagaaaaaaaaacaaaggagagagaAGGAGCGGGCGTTTCGTGAGTCGCCGGGCTAATGCACACAACGCGAGAACGTGCAGCCCGCTTGCAGCCCGATGCGAGCGCTAGCGCCGACGCTATCGATCCCCTGCATCTCGCGTGCGTCGTGCGCTTCTCCTTCCCCCTCTGCGCGCGAAATCCATCCCCAAATCGCCACCACTCCCGAACCCTAGAACAGCCGCCGGCGCCGCATCGAGATGGGTCAGCAGTCCAAAAGGACTCGTGCGCCGGTGCCTCGGCTCGTCCTGGCTGTGCTCCCGCACCTcgtccagccgccgccgccgcacctcgTCCAGCCGCCGCCCCACCTCCTCGTCCAGCCGCCGCCCCACCTCGTCCAGGCGCCGATGCCACCACACGAGCCCGAATCCGGCGGCTCGATTCCTCCACGACCACCAAAGGCAGCGACATCCTCTGTATCATCCTGGAGCCCCCAGATGCAAGCCCCCTTGTGGTACACGAATCTGGATGATTTGAATGCAGAAACATGGTATGTGTTTGTTCCCCTGGTTAATCTGCTGTGTGATAAATCTATTTAAGTATTGTCTGAAACTCTGAATATTATCTGAAACTCAGCTATGCATTTTATCTGAAATTTGCCTGAAATGCAGCTATGCATTTTATCTGAAACTCTGAATATTCAGAACTTGTTGTTTTCTTTGAAATAAATCTGATGGTTTTAAGTATTGTCTCGACAGGGGAGTGGATTCTCATCCACCTGGTGGGTTCCTTGGTTTCTTTAAGGATGCCAGCAACGTGAATTCATCGCAACAAATCAAGGAAAAAGATGACAGCAATGGTGTCGAGTGTGCAAGGACTGAAAAGCGCTTGCTGTGGacaaaagatgaagatcttagatTGGTAAGCTtttattcatgttgttctccatgTGTTACATTACTAGTAGAAGAATAAACCTCTTTTGGTAATATTATAGGTTGGTGCTTGGTTGAATAATTCAAACGGTCCAATCCAATCAAATTACAAGAAGAACGACCAATATTGGAAAGAAGTTGCTGCTGTCTACAATAGTACCACCCCCAAAAACAGGGAAAGGCTAGTCAAGCAAGTGAAGGATCGCTTTGCGAGAATTAAGAAAAGGGTTGCATGGTTTTGTGGGAGTTATAAGGAAGCTAATGCATTGTATGCTAGTGGTGAATCTGACACAGACTTGAAGAAGAGGGCAATGCAAACTTATGAGGCAGATCACAAAGAAGACGGCCCATTTATGTTTGAACGTTGTTGGGAAGTTCTAAAAGATTAACCAAAGTGGGATGCATATTTGGAACGCCTAGAAGATGTGGAGCCTGACAAGAGGAAGTTTAGTGTTGATGACGAAGTGGGGCAACATTTTACACTAGATGATGATAAAGAGCAACGCCCACCGGGTGGCAAGACAGCTAAGGATCAGCggaaacgaaaaacaaaggatGAAGGTTGTACTAGATTCCGCATGAATAAAAACCTCTTCCTACGCATTGTGAATGCCCTTGGTCAGTGGTCTCCCTATTTCACTTATAGGGCAGATTGTTCTAGCCGAATAGGACTCTCACCATTGCAGAAGTGTACTGCAGCCATGCGAATGCTAGCGTATGGCACTCCTGCAGATGCCCTTGATGAGTACTTGAAGATTGGGAAGTCCACTTCATTAGAGTGTATGGACAAGTTTGCACGGGGTGTGATTGCGGTGTTTGGCGGGGAATACTTGCGACGCCCAACAGGAGAGGATATTGAGCGTTTGCTTCAGGTTAACGAGTCTCGTGGTTTTCTTGGAATGTTAGGGAGTATTGATTGCATGCACTGGCGATGGGAGAAGTGTCCTTTGGCATGGAGGGGGCAATTCACCCGCGGTGATTATGGAGTGCCAACAATGATCCTAGAAGCTGTTGCTTCCCAAGACCTTCgtatttggcatgctttctttggaaTTGCTGGGTCAAACAATGACCTAAATATGCTCAACCAGTCCCCACTGTTTTTTGCGCCTTGAAAGGAGAAGCCCCTCAAGTTCAGTTTTCAGTCAATGGAAATGAGTATAGCAGAGGTTACTACCTTGCTGATGGTATATATCCAGAGTGGGCTGCCTTCATGAAGACCATACCACTTCCCCAAACAGAGAAACATAAGTTATTTGCCAAGCATCAAGAAGGGGCAAGGAAAGATGTGGAGCGTGCTTTTGGGGTATTGCAGTCCCTCTTTACCATTGTTCGCCGGCCTGCACGGCTATGGCAGAGAAAGAGTGTTGGAAGGATCATGCGAGCATGTGTGATTCTTCATAATATGATAGTCGAAGATGAGAGAGATCAGGTTAACGTTCATATTGACTTGAATGAGATTCCGGGGGCTTCATTTGCTCTACCTCCTGAAGTGAATGTTGGTGGTAATCTCTGTTTTGCTGATGTACTGCGTAGAAAAGCTACTATCCGTGCTCGTCCACAACATACCCAGCTCAAAAATGATTTGGTCGAGCATATTTGGAGTAGGTCTCGAAATAATCATCACACTTACTCACGGTGGGATAACGATCTTTGCATTTTACTGTTCTTTTTTCTTCCTGTAACATTGAGGATCAACATTATATCTTACGTGTATTTTATTCTAGGACAATGCTATAATATGGTGATTGTTGGAGTGCCTGGAGGTTGCAGTGGCCATCAAGATCAAAATAAATGGGTGGTTTACGAGAGATCTTACCTATGTTTGGTTTATGCTTTTTTATGAAGACTCAAGTAATGTTTAAGTGTCATGTCATGCTGCTATGTGCCATCAGTTTGGTGATTATTCTCGTCCAGGTCGAAATGAACGGCTTGTTGTTGGACGtgtaattttttttatgtttggttAATGCTTCACTATGCAGACTTAAGTATTGTTCAACTGTATTGTCATGGTCTTGTGCACATTTGTTTAATGTTGTTTATTAATTTGGTTGAATGCCATATTTGTATTCTGGTTGAGAAATGAGATggccacaaagatgcatcttacaTTGAATCACAGCAGGTGATATGCACAATATTTATTACAATCAGTTTTGTAGCCAACCTAATAGTTAGCCTATTGTATGTGTGAAGGCTTTATGTGATGTGGCAATGGTTATAGCCAGCAGCCGGCtgtattattaaccatgctcttagaaCAAAAAAGGAAAGCTACCTCATACGTGCCTGCTGGCACGGCCCCTGGCGTCTCTCAGCGTGCCCGCGTCACCCACATAAAGATGCAGGACCGCGCGACCCCGCTGGGCCGCCCTTGACTAGTCCACCCTACGAGGGCCTCGGGAGCACGCGTGGGGGCTTCGCGTAGCTCTAACGATGTTTGCAGACATGGGCCTCGCGAGGCAGGGGTCGTCACGAAGGTCTTGCCCGTGAAGTTTAATGATGAACCGTGCTGAATCCATGACATGCGTCGCGTCTTGAATCACATGCAAACGGGTTTGGGTATCCTAGTTTCATGGACCCGACAAAACCACATTTGAACTGTCCGGATTAAATGAGGACGGACGGTTTGAGGGTCACCGCTAGAGATGCCCCAAAGTTACAATACATCAAATACGAATGACCTGCTTAATTATTATCTGCTTCAATTCTAGGATTATTGCAAACAGATTAATTTTACCTTTATAAATCCGTGGTCTGTGTAGGTTTGGTCGTCAGTCCATGGGGTACTGCAAGACAACAACATTAGCTACAAAACTAACTTTAATTACAACTACATCAGTGGTGTCCATGATGTGACAGTGTGGCCTATGGAATCTCGTTCATTTATAATTATCGTGTAAGATTATTTTACATTCGAATCTTTTATATGCGCCAATAGAAATATAGAATATAGATTCATGATTGCGACCTGTGGAAGCTTCTTTGATCATTGCGGCTGTGTACGTGGCATGGGAGAGGGTGTGTGGATTGGTAACCCTAGCGAGTTGCTGTGAGCGGTTGCcaaatttttttaaagaaaaaagaTAATTAGATTGCGAAAACCGCATGGCCATTAACCtactcctccgttcctaaatatataatatttttgagattgtactataaattacataccgatgtatatagacatattttagagtataaattcacttattttactccgtatgtagtcttctagtgaaatccctaaaagttcgtatattttgaaatggagggagtataacagTGTGGTATAACAGAAAAGAAAGGCCCATACATAATGAATTAGCTATAAAATACTTTCTTTATATCGTTGAAAAGAACTAGTTTAGTTTTTTTTAACAAGTGTTTCGAAACAAAAGAAATAACAAATACTCCATTTTTATTAAAGTATAAGACGGTTTTTGAAGCTATTCGTGTGGAGTGGCCAATAATGCACAGTATATGAGAATAATAACACGGAGTATATATTTATGGCTGTGTTCCAAGACAATGACGGATCATGATTGTGCCTAAAATCTAATTGTGCTCTTGATGTGAATGGGCAACTGAATATAGGAGACCACACAGCTCGCCAAACATGTTGGTGGATAGGGCTGAAGCTTGCTTTTGTCCCGATAGCTACATACACTCCACCTGTACCTGCCATTCCGCCCACTCGATCACTACACTACTGTTCCAAACGGCTCCATTGATCCTCCTGTGTAATCCATTAAGAGCATCTATAGCCAGCGTGGCCAAATCCGGCCATCTATATGCCCGCAGACGCGTCTGAACATGTTTATGGGCATCGAGACGATCTTTTATATTTCGTTTTGTGCATCTATATATCTCATATTTAGACTCACAAATCCGTATAAAATCATGCACGTCGATCATCCGATATAAATTATGTGAatcaacaattttttttaaacgaATTGTTGAATATATGTGTTGCATGTATATTGCGTATAGCCTAGCCCACCTCCTAGTTATGTATAGTTGAGGTAGAGGCCCATACGCCCACTTGTACTCTATATATACGTGCACCTTGGCACCTGTCAATACATCAACAATAGTATTGCCTATCCTCCTCTCTACATGGTATTGTCCTTCTCGATCCACCCTAGGGTttagccgccgccgtcgtcgcacCTTCTCGCGCAGCCACCGCTACCCACCATCGccgcacctcgccgtcgccgcatCTTCCTCCCAACGCCGCCACCGCTCCGTGCCGCCACCccccttccgttgcctcttctcCTGGCCGACCCACAACCTTCACCACCGCCGCGATCATCTCTCCCGCATCGCTGCTGTTGCCCCATCGCGCAACCTCTCCCGATGTTACCGCTCTTCCCACACCGCAGCCACCCACCGCGCAGTCGCTCCTCTTCTTCccaaccctaaccctagctcccgATGGACTCTCCCGGCTCCTCCACCACCCGCTCGTCCAACCCCTTCGCCGGCCCTGAGCCCTCTGCCGTTGCCATCCGCGACCTCAACATCGAGGCACGAGTCCCCATCCACCTCGACAACTCCACCAACTCGTACTGCACGTGGAAGGCCTACCTCACCCTTGTTTTCTGCGAGTACTATCTCACCGAGCACATCGACGGCTCTGTGGACGCCGTCTTCACGAAGGGTGATCCAGAGTGGTCTGCCATTGAGGCCACTCTCATCCGATGATTTTACCAAACCGTCTCGAAGGACATCTTCCACACGGTCGTCGCGGAAAAAGACACAGCTTGTGCCGTGTGGAACAAGATCAACGCGCTCTTCACCGACAACAAGCTTCAGCGCCTTGTTTTCTTGCAGCAGGAGTTCTTCGGCTGTCACGAGGACAACTCCCCCATCGATGAGTACTGCATGCGGCTCAAGATGCTCGCTGATGAGCTTCGTGATATAGGGTTTAAAGTCTCCGACGAACTCATGTTGAGCACTCTCACCGCCGGCCTCAACGAGGATTTAGGCAACGCGGCCTCCAACCTCACCTTGATGCCGGAGCCCACCTTTCCCCGCGTCGTTGCTTACCTCTAGCTTAAGGAGCGCCGCATgacgaagctgaagcagcgggtCCACCACACCGCCCTCGGCGCGGGCACCACCCACGGGCCATCTGCGCCCCTTGCCGCACCGACTCAGTCGCGCCCGTCTCCACCGCCCGGCTACTTCTCCCTACCACCCGTGCCTCCCGTGTCCCCCGCAACTCCCCAACAGCaaggcggaggcggaggaggcCGACGCAACCGGCGGGGTGGCGGGGGTCGCCGCCAGCCACAACAGCAGCCGCTGGGTCTGGgcatcgggggggggggcaccgCGCCAGCAGCCACATCCTCCGTCGTGTGTTGCTGGGCAGAACTCGTCGACACGCGTTGTGCGTGCTTATCACATGCCTGTCCCACGGGCTCCCGCGCCAGGCCTCCTCGGTCCGGGCCCCACCAGCCACCAGGCTTTCTTTGGAGTGCCCCAGCAGCCGGCCGACGCTGGTTACGGCGCCCCTCTTGCGTCACCACCCCTCGGCGCCTATGGTGCACGAGCCATGGCGCATCCCTATGGCGGTCTATTGCCTCCATCGGCGACCGTCCCATGGTATCCCTCCCTCCTGGCGGCCATACACTCTGCGCCTACCCCTCATCACTATGGCGGTGGATGCGTCTAGTATATGGACACCGGTGCTACTGCGCACATGACTATATGGACACCGGTGCTACTGCGCACATGACAGCTCATCCCGATAACCTCCTCTCTTCCACTCCCATTCATACGCCCACTCGTATCACCGTTGGCAACGGTTCCTCCATACCAATCACCCACATCGGTAGCACTAGTTTCCCTTCTAACAACACACCTATCACTATGTCGAATGTTCTTGTTTCACCTAAACTTGTCACAGACCTTGTCTCTGTTCGTTCTCTTGCTCGTGAGAATCCTCTCACTGTTGAATTTGACGGTGCTGGTTTTTCTGTGAAGGACGCCCGCACCCAGATGGTGCTCCACCGATGTGACAGCCCCGAGGATCTTTATCCCATGCATGTCGGCGCTAATTCATCTACACCCGCTGCATTGGCCGCCGGCGTCAACCTCTCGCACGCTCGCTTTGGTCACCCCAACCCCACCGTTTTGCGTCAAATTCTTAGGAGTTTCTCTTTCTCATGAAATAAACTCGACGAGCATACTTTTGAGGCTTGCCGTCTAGGCAAGCACGTTCATCTCCCCTTTAGTGCGTCTACTACTATCTCCACTTTTTCGTTTTAGTTGCTTCATAGTGATATTTGGACATTTCCCGTTGCGAGTAATACGGGTTATCTATACTATTTGGTGATTTTAGATGATTACTCTCATTATGTGTGGACTTTTCCTCTTCGTCGTAAATCCGATGCTCTCCCTATACTTCAGTCTTTTTTCTCCTATGTCACCACACAGTTCGGTCGCCCTATACTCGCACTCCAAACTGACAACAGAAAAGAGTTCGACAACGTCGCTCTCTGCACTTTCCTTGCCTCTCACGACACCATCTTCCATCTCACTTGCCCGTACACCTCGCAGCAGAATGGCCGCGCCGACCGCATCCTTCGCACTCTTAAC
This window encodes:
- the LOC123430138 gene encoding glutathione S-transferase T3-like, encoding MGQQSKRTRAPVPRLVLAVLPHLVQPPPPHLVQPPPHLLVQPPPHLVQAPMPPHEPESGGSIPPRPPKAATSSVSSWSPQMQAPLWYTNLDDLNAETWGVDSHPPGGFLGFFKDASNVNSSQQIKEKDDSNGVECARTEKRLLWTKDEDLRLVGAWLNNSNGPIQSNYKKNDQYWKEVAAVYNSTTPKNRERLVKQVKDRFARIKKRVAWFCGSYKEANALYASGESDTDLKKRAMQTYEADHKEDGPFMFERCWEVLKD